In the Salmo trutta chromosome 33, fSalTru1.1, whole genome shotgun sequence genome, one interval contains:
- the LOC115172476 gene encoding alcohol dehydrogenase 1, whose translation MATAGKVIKCRAAVAWEPSKPLVMEEIEVAPPQAHEIRIKIVATGVCHTDLYHLFEGKHKDGFPCVLGHEGAGIVESVGSEVTKFNPGDKVIPLFISQCGQCRFCKSPKTNLCEKGWASDRYDVMSESDTRFTCKGKKVLQFMGTSTFSEYTVVNEIAVAKIHPSAPLDKVCLLGCGVATGYGAALNTAKVEPGSTCAVFGLGAVGLAAVMGCKNAGAKRIIAIDINPTKYEKAKVFGATEFVNPKDHNKPISQVLYEMTNGGVDFSLECVGSVAVMRSALESCVKGWGVSVLVGWTDMDDFAARPIQLIAGRTWKGSLFGGFKSKDGVPKLVNEYLEKKVKLDEFVTHNMTLAQVNDAIQLMKTGDCIRSVLSVALQ comes from the exons GTGATTAAATGCCGCGCTGCAGTGGCATGGGAGCCAAGCAAACCCCTGGTGATGGAGGAAATTGAGGTGGCTCCTCCCCAGGCACATGAGATTCGCATCAAG ATAGTGGCCACGGGTGTGTGTCACACTGACCTGTACCACCTGTTTGAGGGGAAACACAAGGATGGCTTCCCTTGTGTCCTGGGTCACGAAGGGGCTGGGATTGTGGAGAGTGTGGGGTCTGAAGTCACCAAGTTCAATCCAG GTGATAAAGTCATCCCTCTGTTCATCTCCCAATGTGGCCAGTGCCGGTTCTGCAAGAGCCCAAAGACCAACCTGTGTGAGAAGGGCTG GGCCAGTGATAGGTATGATGTGATGTCAGAGTCAGACACCCGGTTCACCTGTAAGGGGAAGAAGGTGCTGCAGTTCATGGGGACCAGCACTTTCTCAGAATACACCGTGGTCAATGAAATCGCCGTGGCCAAGATCCACCCCTCAGCCCCTCTCGACAAGGTCTGTCTCCTTGGCTGTGGAGTCGCCACCGGATATGGCGCAGCCCTTAACACAGCCAAG GTGGAGCCAGGGTCTACATGTGCTGTGTTTGGCCTGGGAGCTGTTGGGTTGGCAGCGGTCATGGGTTGCAAAAACGCTGGGGCCAAGAGGATCATCGCCATTGATATTAACCCGACCAAATATGAGAAGGCCAAGGTCTTCGGTGCCACAGAGTTTGTCAACCCCAAGGACCACAACAAACCCATCAGTCAAGTGCTGTATGAGATGACCAATGGAGGAGTGGACTTTTCCCTGGAATGTGTGGGGAGTGTGGCCGTAATG agGAGTGCCTTGGAGTCGTGTGTTAAGGGATGGGGAGTAAGTGTGCTGGTCGGATGGACTGACATGGATGACTTTGCTGCCAGACCCATTCAGCTCATAGCTGGCCGCACCTGGAAAGGATCTCTGTTTGGAG GCTTTAAGAGTAAGGATGGTGTGCCTAAGCTGGTGAATGAGTACCTGGAGAAGAAGGTGAAGCTGGATGAGTTTGTCACCCACAACATGACCCTGGCCCAGGTCAACGACGCCATCCAGCTCATGAAGACAGGAGACTG TATACGGTCAGTCCTGAGTGTGGCACTGCAGTAA